A stretch of the uncultured Cohaesibacter sp. genome encodes the following:
- the cobS gene encoding adenosylcobinamide-GDP ribazoletransferase, giving the protein MSDNGTPEQTDKLDRKGPLSVLKDWRQDIVDCIAFFSRLPVPPILGKVSQGMPDLPRSTRALPFVGLFLALVAMVPATLFDVLAFTAPLPTLLLAAMTIATMAIITGGLHEDGFADVADGFWGGHTKERKLEIMKDSRLGAYGAIALVFSLLLRVSILSYLFEYYGVQVGGIAYLASCVVSRVPILHVWYTMPPARTNGLSASVGQPKFQSYAIGVALGAVTTAICIVPYFGLISALSAFTMVALSALLVVRTANKHIGGQTGDVLGSSQQLGEIAFGVGLLLFASAA; this is encoded by the coding sequence ATGTCTGACAATGGAACGCCTGAACAGACCGATAAGCTCGATCGCAAAGGCCCTCTTTCGGTTTTGAAGGACTGGCGACAGGATATTGTCGATTGCATCGCCTTCTTTTCCCGGCTGCCAGTCCCACCGATTCTTGGCAAAGTGTCCCAGGGCATGCCGGACTTGCCGCGCTCGACCCGCGCGTTGCCATTTGTCGGTCTCTTTCTCGCGCTCGTTGCGATGGTGCCTGCGACCCTGTTTGATGTGCTGGCCTTCACCGCCCCTCTGCCAACCCTGTTGCTGGCGGCGATGACCATTGCAACGATGGCCATCATCACGGGCGGTTTGCATGAAGATGGTTTCGCCGATGTTGCCGATGGCTTTTGGGGGGGACACACCAAGGAACGCAAGCTGGAAATTATGAAAGACAGCCGTCTTGGGGCTTATGGCGCCATTGCCTTGGTCTTTTCCCTTTTGTTGCGGGTGTCTATCCTTTCCTATTTGTTCGAATATTATGGCGTGCAAGTGGGTGGCATCGCCTATCTGGCTTCCTGTGTGGTGTCACGCGTGCCGATCCTTCATGTCTGGTATACCATGCCCCCTGCCCGCACCAACGGCCTTTCGGCCAGCGTTGGACAGCCCAAATTCCAATCCTATGCCATCGGTGTCGCTCTTGGGGCGGTGACCACTGCCATTTGTATCGTTCCTTATTTCGGACTGATTTCGGCGCTATCTGCTTTCACCATGGTCGCGCTATCTGCTCTGCTGGTCGTGCGAACAGCGAACAAGCATATTGGTGGCCAGACCGGGGATGTGCTGGGATCTTCGCAGCAATTGGGAGAGATTGCCTTTGGCGTTGGCTTGCTGCTCTTTGCGTCTGCCGCATAG
- a CDS encoding DUF1289 domain-containing protein, producing the protein MVIKSPCIKVCTIERRSGLCYGCARSMEEIREWGRMTDEQRDQVQSEIEERLLVHFGVSRVRKSS; encoded by the coding sequence ATGGTCATCAAATCCCCGTGCATAAAAGTATGTACCATAGAGAGGCGGAGTGGCCTTTGCTATGGCTGCGCGCGCAGCATGGAAGAAATCCGTGAATGGGGCCGCATGACTGACGAACAACGCGATCAAGTGCAATCCGAAATAGAAGAGCGCCTGTTGGTGCATTTCGGTGTCAGCCGCGTTCGCAAGTCGTCGTAG
- a CDS encoding TIGR02281 family clan AA aspartic protease, with protein sequence MFYVLLGIIATAVALLMFNHSEGELFGYPLEIVASATLSGSLLLYLLSGRFDRTSALQSLKQASIWLLIGFGLVLAYSFKDDAKMLADRVKSELVPGVAVVSDSGDVSFRRTDNGHFRVLASVNGETFPMIVDTGASAVVLTYEDAKKAGLPVEELRFTSPVNTANGQTHAAQIWLNDIIVGGISEKRVPAMVAQKGDLFQSLLGMTYLDRLNSWSVQGDRLTMRP encoded by the coding sequence ATGTTTTATGTCCTTCTCGGGATTATAGCGACAGCGGTCGCGCTGCTGATGTTTAACCACAGCGAGGGAGAGCTGTTTGGCTATCCACTTGAAATCGTGGCCAGCGCCACCCTTTCCGGCTCACTTCTACTCTATCTGCTGTCCGGACGGTTTGACCGCACAAGCGCTCTTCAAAGCCTCAAGCAGGCATCCATCTGGCTATTGATCGGGTTTGGCCTCGTCCTTGCCTATAGCTTCAAGGACGACGCCAAAATGCTCGCGGATCGGGTTAAGAGCGAATTGGTACCGGGCGTCGCTGTGGTTTCAGACAGCGGTGACGTCAGTTTTCGGCGAACTGATAACGGGCATTTCAGAGTGCTGGCTTCGGTCAATGGCGAAACATTCCCGATGATCGTCGATACCGGTGCCAGCGCTGTGGTTCTGACTTATGAGGATGCGAAAAAGGCCGGACTGCCGGTGGAGGAACTGCGCTTTACATCTCCCGTCAACACCGCCAACGGACAGACACATGCAGCGCAGATCTGGCTCAATGACATCATTGTTGGTGGGATCTCGGAAAAGCGCGTGCCTGCCATGGTGGCTCAGAAAGGCGATCTGTTTCAGAGCCTTTTGGGCATGACCTATCTGGACCGCCTGAACAGCTGGTCCGTTCAGGGCGATCGATTGACGATGCGCCCCTAG
- a CDS encoding sulfite exporter TauE/SafE family protein — protein sequence MLQSLDPTLVTLAIALMGAGAVAGLLAGIFGIGGGAVLVPVLYQFLGILEVDEAVRMHLSVGTSLAVIVPTSLRSYFSHKKRGAVDEELLRNYMIFVPLGVLIGALLAAFISANGLKAVFAVIALAVAFKMLFGKESWRLADDLPGITGRSIAGMVIGFFSSLMGIGGGVMNNTFMTLYNRPIHQAVATSSGVGVLISIPGAIGYMIAGWGKAGLPDFSIGFVNLLAVCLIIPITILIAPLGVKIAHALPKKTLSRVFGLFLIIVAIRFFMALNGS from the coding sequence ATGTTGCAATCACTCGATCCGACACTCGTAACGCTTGCTATCGCCTTGATGGGGGCAGGGGCCGTGGCAGGATTGTTGGCAGGTATTTTCGGCATTGGGGGCGGTGCCGTACTCGTGCCGGTGCTCTATCAGTTTCTCGGCATCCTTGAGGTCGACGAAGCGGTGCGCATGCACCTTTCGGTCGGGACCTCATTGGCGGTGATTGTACCGACCTCCTTGCGTTCCTACTTCTCGCACAAGAAACGGGGAGCCGTCGATGAGGAATTGCTGCGCAACTATATGATTTTCGTGCCCCTTGGCGTTCTGATCGGCGCATTGCTGGCTGCCTTCATTTCAGCAAATGGCCTCAAAGCGGTGTTTGCGGTGATTGCCCTTGCCGTTGCCTTCAAAATGTTGTTTGGCAAAGAGAGCTGGCGGCTGGCGGATGATCTACCGGGTATTACGGGCCGGTCCATTGCCGGGATGGTTATCGGCTTTTTCTCGTCCCTCATGGGCATTGGCGGCGGCGTGATGAACAATACGTTCATGACCCTTTATAACCGCCCAATCCATCAGGCAGTCGCCACCAGCTCTGGTGTGGGGGTGCTGATCTCCATTCCGGGCGCCATTGGTTACATGATCGCCGGTTGGGGTAAGGCCGGTCTGCCAGATTTTTCCATCGGATTCGTCAATCTGCTGGCTGTCTGCCTGATCATCCCCATTACGATTTTGATCGCGCCATTGGGCGTGAAGATCGCCCACGCCTTGCCAAAGAAAACCCTGTCACGCGTCTTTGGCCTGTTTCTGATCATTGTCGCCATTCGCTTTTTCATGGCGCTCAACGGAAGCTAA
- the dusA gene encoding tRNA dihydrouridine(20/20a) synthase DusA, protein MSRNRIKSHRDFQQKGLCKSLENMKKQYETMTKVFSVAPMMEWTDRHCRYFHRQLSKSALLYTEMVTTPAVIHGDRARLLGFDDQEHPVAVQLGGSDPMELAEATRICTDWGYDEVNLNVGCPSDRVQSGRFGACLMEEPDLVARCIEAMKKATDLPVTVKCRIGVDEQDEEEALDRLVDMTLAAGADGFTIHARKAWLQGLSPKENRDIPPLNYERVHRLKQRLPAVHIALNGGLQTIEEAERHFRQLDGVMLGRAAYHTPALLAEVDWRLFNAAEPTDLFAAVEAMVPYIDAHVANGGRVNQVVRHMLGLFSGRPGARRWRQILTIESVKPDATSQVLLDALAEVR, encoded by the coding sequence ATGAGCAGAAATCGCATCAAATCACATCGAGATTTTCAACAAAAAGGGCTATGCAAGTCATTGGAAAATATGAAAAAACAATATGAAACAATGACCAAGGTCTTCTCTGTGGCACCCATGATGGAGTGGACGGATCGCCATTGCCGTTATTTCCATCGGCAATTGTCGAAATCTGCCCTGCTTTATACCGAAATGGTGACGACGCCTGCTGTTATTCATGGAGATCGCGCGCGCTTGCTTGGTTTTGACGACCAAGAACATCCTGTTGCCGTGCAGTTGGGCGGCTCGGATCCCATGGAGCTGGCCGAAGCCACCCGCATCTGCACCGATTGGGGCTATGACGAGGTCAATCTCAATGTCGGCTGCCCCTCTGATCGGGTTCAGTCGGGACGGTTCGGGGCTTGTTTGATGGAAGAGCCTGACCTCGTCGCGCGTTGCATCGAAGCAATGAAGAAGGCGACCGATCTGCCGGTCACCGTCAAATGCCGGATTGGCGTTGATGAGCAGGATGAGGAAGAAGCGCTTGACCGTCTGGTCGATATGACCTTGGCCGCGGGGGCTGACGGTTTCACCATTCATGCCCGTAAAGCGTGGTTGCAAGGGCTGAGCCCGAAGGAAAACCGCGACATACCTCCGCTGAATTATGAGCGCGTCCATCGGTTGAAGCAGCGCCTGCCAGCCGTTCATATCGCCCTTAATGGTGGCCTTCAGACCATTGAAGAGGCCGAACGACATTTCAGGCAGCTTGATGGCGTCATGCTGGGCCGCGCTGCTTATCACACCCCCGCTTTGCTGGCCGAGGTGGACTGGCGTCTGTTCAATGCGGCCGAGCCGACCGATCTGTTTGCTGCTGTGGAAGCGATGGTGCCTTATATTGATGCGCACGTTGCCAATGGTGGCCGGGTCAATCAGGTGGTGCGCCATATGCTGGGTCTTTTTTCCGGGCGTCCCGGCGCGCGCCGTTGGCGGCAGATCCTGACCATTGAAAGCGTCAAACCGGACGCCACTTCGCAAGTTCTGCTCGATGCCTTGGCCGAGGTGCGCTGA
- a CDS encoding MBL fold metallo-hydrolase gives MKGEAMDVTLKFCGASGTVTGSCYLVQTAGHRFVVDCGLFQGTKTIKALNYGDFPFDPASIDFALLTHAHIDHSGLLPKLYKHGFRGKTYMTAATQDLLSAMLPDSGHIQEMDVRNLNRRNARRGKPQVEPIYSQKDAELCQQYFEPIAYEQWIDIGGIRVKYWNAGHILGSASIEIEVPSDKPDEQSLRLLWSGDLGPNHKLFHPDPEAASDYDYVISESTYGGRTRPVVTSEEKRQILLDEIKQALSGEGLLLIPSFAVERTQELLADILILQQRGELRNVPIFLDSPLAIKATEVFKKHAASLEDVADHLDDINTEHIRFTESVEESKAINRIKSGAIIMAGSGMCDAGRIRHHIKNHMWRTNTTLLLVGYQAEGSLGRLLMRGARKVRIQGEEIHIRGKVRQIETYSGHADESELIDWIRDRKPIRHGLYLCHGEQEASEALKAALVADGMNETLISIPTIDDEVRLSRAGRPDFFDNVKHRLKKSDMAGWDAHNEFAELQIDLKEAFEQLADERSRRALARKIKRALEEE, from the coding sequence ATGAAGGGGGAAGCAATGGACGTGACACTCAAATTCTGTGGAGCCTCTGGCACGGTCACCGGATCCTGCTATCTGGTTCAAACCGCGGGGCATCGCTTTGTCGTCGATTGTGGCCTCTTCCAGGGCACGAAAACGATCAAGGCGCTCAATTATGGGGACTTTCCGTTCGATCCTGCGAGCATTGATTTTGCGCTCCTGACCCACGCCCACATTGATCATTCAGGCCTGTTGCCCAAGCTCTATAAACATGGCTTTCGCGGCAAAACCTATATGACGGCAGCCACGCAGGATCTGCTGAGCGCCATGCTGCCGGACAGCGGCCACATTCAGGAAATGGATGTGAGGAATCTCAACCGCCGCAACGCACGCCGTGGCAAGCCGCAGGTCGAGCCGATCTATAGCCAGAAAGACGCGGAACTATGCCAGCAATATTTCGAGCCCATAGCCTATGAGCAATGGATCGATATTGGGGGCATTCGGGTAAAATACTGGAATGCCGGCCATATTCTGGGATCTGCATCAATCGAAATCGAGGTGCCGAGCGACAAGCCCGACGAGCAAAGCCTGCGCTTGCTCTGGTCGGGGGATCTGGGACCCAATCATAAGCTGTTCCACCCGGATCCGGAAGCTGCCAGTGACTATGATTACGTGATCAGCGAGAGCACCTATGGCGGTCGCACCCGACCCGTTGTCACGTCGGAGGAAAAGCGGCAGATTCTGCTTGATGAAATCAAACAGGCGCTGTCAGGCGAGGGGTTGCTGTTGATCCCGTCCTTTGCGGTGGAGCGCACGCAGGAGCTGTTGGCCGATATCCTCATCCTCCAGCAGCGCGGAGAGCTCCGCAATGTGCCAATCTTTCTGGACAGTCCTCTGGCCATCAAGGCCACTGAGGTCTTCAAGAAGCATGCCGCCTCTCTGGAAGATGTGGCCGATCATCTGGATGACATCAATACCGAGCATATCCGCTTCACCGAAAGCGTCGAGGAAAGCAAGGCCATCAACCGCATCAAATCCGGTGCCATCATCATGGCGGGGAGCGGCATGTGCGATGCAGGGCGCATCCGCCATCACATCAAAAATCACATGTGGCGCACCAATACGACTTTGCTCTTGGTCGGCTATCAGGCGGAGGGATCCCTTGGTCGCCTCCTGATGAGAGGCGCGCGCAAAGTGCGTATTCAGGGCGAGGAAATTCATATCCGCGGCAAGGTACGCCAAATCGAAACCTATTCTGGTCATGCGGATGAGAGTGAACTGATCGACTGGATCCGCGACCGCAAACCCATCCGCCATGGCCTCTATCTGTGTCATGGAGAACAGGAAGCATCAGAGGCATTGAAAGCAGCCCTGGTTGCTGATGGTATGAACGAAACCCTGATATCAATCCCAACCATAGATGATGAAGTGCGTCTGTCGCGCGCAGGACGGCCTGACTTCTTTGATAATGTCAAACATCGTCTGAAAAAGTCCGACATGGCTGGTTGGGATGCTCATAACGAATTTGCCGAGTTGCAAATCGATCTGAAAGAAGCCTTTGAGCAATTGGCAGACGAGAGATCCCGTCGCGCTCTCGCACGCAAGATCAAACGGGCGTTGGAAGAGGAGTGA
- a CDS encoding TIGR00730 family Rossman fold protein, producing the protein MMSARPWPTKTMNSNEKLAYEDIDFLRRDELRGARLQLEFTKAELGMRDHGIMSTVVVFGSARTPEDHIEYQQAREFGRIVSERGGALNPDNGTHRNVICTGGGPGIMEAANRGAHDAGALNIGLNIDLPFEQHINPFVTPTLSFEFQYFALRKMHFAMRANALMAFPGGFGTLDELFDILTLKQTGKISGMPIILHGRDFWENVINFDTLVKYGTINPRDVEHFIIVDTPEEGWQVMVDHGLITKATESHV; encoded by the coding sequence ATGATGAGCGCCCGCCCCTGGCCTACCAAAACCATGAATAGCAATGAAAAGCTCGCCTATGAGGACATCGACTTTCTTCGGCGCGATGAGCTGCGCGGGGCGCGCTTGCAGCTGGAATTCACAAAGGCCGAACTTGGGATGCGCGATCATGGCATCATGTCGACCGTGGTGGTGTTTGGCAGTGCGCGGACGCCAGAGGACCATATCGAATATCAGCAGGCAAGAGAATTTGGCCGGATTGTTTCCGAACGTGGCGGGGCGTTGAACCCTGACAATGGCACCCATCGCAATGTCATTTGCACCGGAGGTGGGCCGGGCATCATGGAAGCGGCCAATCGCGGGGCCCATGATGCGGGTGCGCTCAATATCGGCCTCAATATCGATTTGCCGTTTGAACAGCATATCAATCCGTTCGTCACCCCGACCTTGAGTTTCGAATTCCAGTATTTCGCGTTGCGCAAAATGCACTTTGCCATGCGCGCCAATGCGTTGATGGCTTTCCCTGGCGGCTTCGGTACGCTTGATGAATTGTTCGATATTCTAACCTTGAAGCAAACCGGCAAGATTTCCGGCATGCCGATCATTTTGCACGGTCGGGATTTTTGGGAGAATGTCATCAACTTCGATACATTGGTCAAATATGGCACGATCAACCCAAGAGATGTCGAACACTTCATCATTGTCGACACACCCGAGGAAGGCTGGCAGGTGATGGTGGATCATGGCCTGATCACCAAGGCTACAGAAAGCCATGTCTAG
- a CDS encoding DUF2793 domain-containing protein: MEQSTILSLPYIAASQDQKHITHNEALQKLDVLTQLTVASASLSAPPPSPSEGERHIIAPSATDAWAGKDNQIAAFQNGAWAYFAPQEGWRVWICDEDSFMCWDGSDWKLAGGDTTEIQNANHVGVNATADDTNRLSVASAASLFSHEGAGHQIKVNKNAAGDTASLLFQTNWSGRAEMGLNGSDNWSMKVSPDGATWTEPLKLDKDNGRVVISNSNPAARLIFSTAVQYAISAASRFDFDAVAWDAGNPAGFGPQTSGVNQGSYVCPYDGLYMINIAVQTGGGSIPFRTELMKNAVLLRRMFLGNDATAAGYGTFTPCETVLALCVSGDKISMQVDSRDSGAVIWSAGSYLEIAYLGDA; this comes from the coding sequence ATGGAACAATCAACCATCCTTTCTTTGCCTTACATTGCCGCATCGCAGGATCAGAAGCACATCACCCACAATGAGGCCTTGCAGAAGCTCGATGTTCTCACACAGCTGACCGTTGCCAGCGCCAGCCTATCCGCGCCACCCCCCAGCCCGTCCGAGGGGGAGCGCCACATTATCGCCCCGTCGGCAACGGACGCCTGGGCGGGCAAAGACAATCAGATCGCCGCCTTCCAAAATGGTGCCTGGGCCTATTTTGCACCACAGGAAGGCTGGCGCGTTTGGATATGTGACGAAGACAGCTTCATGTGCTGGGACGGATCGGACTGGAAATTGGCTGGTGGCGACACGACAGAAATCCAGAATGCCAACCATGTCGGCGTCAATGCCACTGCAGATGACACCAACCGCCTGTCTGTTGCCTCTGCGGCCAGTCTGTTCTCCCACGAAGGCGCTGGTCACCAGATCAAGGTGAACAAGAACGCCGCGGGCGATACCGCATCTTTGCTGTTCCAGACCAATTGGTCTGGCCGGGCCGAAATGGGGCTTAATGGGTCGGACAATTGGTCCATGAAAGTGAGCCCTGACGGGGCAACATGGACCGAGCCTTTGAAGCTCGACAAGGACAATGGCCGGGTGGTTATATCCAACAGCAATCCCGCCGCCCGGCTAATCTTCTCAACCGCCGTACAATATGCCATCAGCGCCGCATCCCGATTTGACTTCGATGCGGTTGCATGGGATGCCGGCAATCCTGCCGGATTTGGGCCGCAAACATCCGGGGTCAATCAGGGCAGCTATGTCTGTCCCTATGATGGCCTCTACATGATCAATATTGCAGTGCAGACCGGTGGCGGCTCGATCCCGTTTCGCACCGAGCTGATGAAGAACGCCGTTTTGTTGCGACGGATGTTCTTGGGCAATGATGCAACGGCAGCCGGTTATGGCACATTCACCCCATGCGAAACGGTGCTGGCCCTTTGTGTGTCGGGAGACAAGATCTCGATGCAGGTGGACAGCCGCGACAGCGGTGCGGTGATCTGGTCAGCGGGGAGCTATCTTGAAATCGCTTATTTGGGGGATGCGTAA
- a CDS encoding adenosine deaminase yields MTDFANALIDRLPKAELHLHIEGTLEPELMLALAKRNGVTLPYETVEDVAKAYEFDCLQDFLDLYYLGMSVLQTEQDFHDLTWAYLLKVHADGLTHVEMFFDPQAHTDRGIAFETVLGGIVSALERAQKELSITSKLIMCFLRHLPEEQAFDALDCACKHKEHIFGVGLDSSEKGFPPPLFERVFAAARKEGFTPVAHVGEEGTAENVREGLDLLKIERVDHGNRALDDPALTKRLAQQQTPLTMCPLSNLRLKGIPTIGDSPVKKAMDAGLLVTVNSDDPSYFGGYLNDNYRAVHQALDLSEQEIITLAKNSFKASFISDSAKQAHLDAIDAMVEDVKKG; encoded by the coding sequence ATGACCGACTTTGCCAATGCCCTGATAGACCGCCTGCCCAAGGCAGAATTACACCTGCATATCGAGGGCACGCTGGAGCCGGAATTGATGCTGGCGCTGGCCAAACGCAATGGGGTCACCCTGCCCTATGAAACGGTTGAAGATGTCGCCAAGGCCTATGAATTCGACTGTCTGCAGGATTTTCTCGATCTCTATTATCTCGGCATGAGCGTGTTGCAGACCGAACAGGATTTCCATGATCTGACGTGGGCCTATTTGCTCAAGGTTCATGCAGACGGCCTCACTCATGTGGAAATGTTCTTTGATCCGCAAGCCCATACGGATCGCGGCATTGCGTTCGAAACCGTTCTGGGCGGAATTGTTTCTGCGTTGGAACGAGCTCAAAAAGAGCTGAGTATCACCTCAAAACTGATCATGTGTTTCTTGCGGCACTTGCCTGAAGAGCAGGCCTTCGATGCGCTTGACTGTGCCTGCAAGCACAAGGAGCATATTTTCGGGGTCGGCCTCGACAGCTCGGAGAAAGGCTTTCCGCCTCCTTTGTTTGAGCGGGTGTTCGCTGCCGCCCGCAAGGAAGGTTTCACACCGGTTGCCCATGTGGGTGAGGAAGGCACAGCGGAGAATGTGCGCGAAGGGCTGGATCTTTTAAAGATCGAACGGGTGGATCATGGCAACCGGGCGCTTGATGATCCGGCGCTGACAAAACGTCTAGCCCAGCAGCAAACACCTTTGACCATGTGCCCCTTGTCCAACCTGCGGCTCAAAGGCATTCCGACGATTGGCGACAGTCCGGTCAAGAAGGCGATGGATGCGGGTCTGCTGGTGACAGTCAATTCCGATGATCCGAGCTATTTCGGTGGCTATCTGAATGACAATTACCGCGCTGTCCATCAAGCTCTTGATCTTTCGGAACAAGAGATCATCACGTTGGCAAAGAACAGCTTCAAGGCAAGCTTCATTTCAGACAGCGCCAAGCAAGCGCATCTGGATGCCATTGATGCGATGGTCGAGGATGTGAAAAAGGGCTGA
- the hemH gene encoding ferrochelatase yields the protein MDEDRAMMTHWPDNHPPVAYGKIGILLVNLGTPDGTDYWSMRRYLKEFLSDQRVIEEPKWKWWPILNGIILQTRPQKSGKAYDAIWNQEANEGPLLTITRSQSDKLRERLSKHTFARECEVEFAMRYGNPSIKSRIHALHEKGCERLLVLPLYPQYAAATTATVNDAVFDVLKDMRWQPALRTLPPYHDNPAYIDALATSMQKTLDGLDFEPELILASFHGIPKRYFENGDPYHCHCMKTTRLVREKLGWDKDYLQTTFQSLFGPEEWIRPYTDETVTKLAESGVKRLAIVNPGFSADCLETLEEIDGENRETFMEHGGEQFAHIPCLNDSDEGMDMLESLTLAELQGWV from the coding sequence ATGGACGAGGACCGTGCAATGATGACCCATTGGCCTGACAATCATCCACCCGTTGCTTATGGAAAAATCGGCATCCTGCTTGTCAATCTGGGCACACCGGACGGCACCGATTACTGGTCCATGCGCCGCTATCTGAAAGAGTTTCTGTCCGATCAGCGGGTCATCGAAGAGCCCAAATGGAAATGGTGGCCGATCCTGAACGGCATCATCCTTCAGACCCGGCCGCAAAAGTCAGGCAAGGCTTATGACGCAATCTGGAACCAGGAGGCCAATGAAGGCCCTTTGTTGACCATCACCCGCAGCCAAAGCGACAAATTGCGAGAGCGCCTGTCAAAACACACCTTTGCCCGTGAATGCGAGGTGGAATTTGCCATGCGCTATGGCAATCCCTCAATCAAGTCGCGCATCCACGCGCTGCATGAAAAGGGCTGTGAACGCCTGCTGGTTCTGCCGCTCTATCCGCAATATGCCGCAGCGACGACGGCGACCGTCAATGACGCGGTCTTTGATGTTTTAAAGGATATGCGCTGGCAACCGGCGCTCCGCACCCTGCCGCCGTACCACGATAACCCCGCTTATATTGATGCACTGGCCACCTCAATGCAAAAGACGCTGGACGGTTTGGATTTCGAGCCAGAGCTGATCCTTGCTTCCTTCCACGGCATCCCCAAACGCTATTTCGAGAATGGCGATCCCTATCATTGCCATTGCATGAAAACGACCCGCTTGGTGCGCGAAAAGCTCGGCTGGGACAAGGACTATCTGCAAACCACCTTCCAGTCGCTGTTTGGCCCGGAAGAATGGATCCGCCCCTATACCGACGAAACCGTCACCAAACTGGCAGAAAGCGGCGTCAAGCGTCTGGCCATTGTCAATCCCGGCTTCTCGGCCGATTGTCTGGAGACGCTCGAAGAAATTGACGGCGAGAACCGCGAAACCTTCATGGAACATGGCGGCGAACAATTTGCCCATATCCCATGCCTCAATGACAGCGACGAAGGCATGGATATGCTTGAAAGCCTGACATTGGCCGAATTGCAGGGCTGGGTCTGA
- a CDS encoding RlmE family RNA methyltransferase produces the protein MAKKTGGGEGRGSRGLRVEKVRVKTARGRRSSSTRWLQRQLNDPYVQRAKQEGFRSRSTFKLIEMDDRFQFLKPGMRVVDLGCAPGGWCDIAARRVNSSSDNPLVVGIDYLGMDPLPGVTVLLKDFLDDDAPDVLMEALGGHPPDIVLSDMAAPTTGHKQTDHLRTVHLFEVAAQFAKENLRPGGVFLSKVFKGGTENDMLAELKRDYQTVSHIKPPASRKESPEMYVFAKGFRGRPQEE, from the coding sequence ATGGCTAAGAAAACCGGAGGCGGAGAAGGGCGGGGCAGCCGTGGCCTTCGTGTCGAGAAGGTCCGGGTGAAAACCGCGCGCGGCCGCAGAAGCTCATCAACCCGCTGGTTGCAAAGACAGCTCAATGACCCCTATGTACAGCGGGCCAAGCAAGAAGGCTTTCGCTCCCGCTCGACCTTCAAATTGATCGAGATGGATGATCGGTTCCAGTTTTTAAAGCCTGGCATGCGTGTGGTCGATCTGGGCTGCGCCCCCGGTGGCTGGTGCGACATCGCTGCACGGCGGGTCAATTCCTCAAGTGACAATCCGCTTGTCGTCGGCATCGACTATCTGGGCATGGATCCATTGCCGGGTGTGACGGTTCTGCTCAAAGACTTCCTTGATGATGACGCGCCTGATGTGCTGATGGAAGCACTGGGCGGGCATCCTCCCGATATCGTGCTGTCCGATATGGCGGCACCAACCACAGGGCACAAACAGACCGACCATTTACGCACCGTGCATCTGTTTGAGGTTGCCGCCCAGTTTGCCAAGGAAAATTTGCGCCCCGGCGGTGTTTTCCTCTCGAAGGTCTTCAAGGGCGGCACCGAGAATGACATGCTGGCCGAGTTGAAGCGCGATTATCAAACCGTATCCCATATCAAGCCACCGGCAAGCCGTAAGGAAAGCCCGGAAATGTATGTTTTTGCCAAGGGGTTTCGCGGGCGTCCTCAAGAGGAATAA